DNA from Deltaproteobacteria bacterium:
GGAGTGATGACCTTGATAATGGCGCCCATGTCCTGCAATAGCCTGGTGAGCCAGCGGAGCCACTTTTCCCCCCGGCCCGGACAGAGAACGACATGCCGCCCTTTTATCGAATCCTCTCTCGGGCCGAACAAAGGGTGCGCCCCAACGACCTCAGACCGGCTGTGCCGGAGCATGGCCTCAACCGGTCCGGTCTTGTTTGAGGTCAGGTCCATAAGGAGACTGTCTTCAGGCATGTAAGGACCGACTTCGGCAATCACCTCTTCACTTACGATGATGGGAACACTCACGATCACGACTTCACACCGCTCGCACAGGTCGCGGGCGGATAGGGGCGTGTCCTTGTCAGCCACGAGCACGGTCAGCCCGGTTTCTTCGAACTGATTTTTGAACCAGGTCCCCATGCGCCCCTGGCCGCCGATGATGCCCAGAGTAACGTCCCTCATGAACGCACCGCCTTCTGCCGCAGCAGGTGGTCGGCCAGGACCAGTCTGATCATGGCCCGGCATACCGGCACGATGCGCGGGATAGCCGAAACATCGTGTCGGCCTTGGATGGAGATGGTCGCCGGTCTAAAGTCCATATCTACTGTCTGCTGCTCCTTGGCAATAGAGGGGATAGGTTTGACCGCCGCCCGGACCACGATCTCGTCTCCGTTCGAGATGCCGCCCAGGATCCCGCCAGCTCGGTTAGCGGCAAAACCGTCTGGAGTGATGGGGTCGTTATTTTCCGAACCCAAGAGCCGGGCCGCTTCAATCCCGGCCCCGACCTCCACGGCCTTGACCGCGCCGATGGACATAAGGCCTTTGGCCAGGTCGGCGTCGAGCTTATCGAAGACCGGTTCGCCCAGACCGGCCGGGCAGTTTTGGACGCGCGCCTCCACCATTCCGCCGACCGAATCTCCGGCCTCTCGCGCCTGGGCCAGTCTGGCGCGCATCTCAGGCAGGACGTCCGGGTCAGGGGAGCGAATCTCGTTTTTATCCGCCTCTGTCAGGTCGAGGCGCCGGGCGCGTACCCCGCCCAGTTCCAGGGTATAGGCGATGACCTGGATTCCATGCCGGTCCAGCAGGGCTTGAGCCACGACACCGCCGGCTACCCGTGCTAACGTCTCTCGGGCCGAACTGCGACCGCCGCCCCGGTGGTCTCTGATCCCGTATTTCTGAAAGTAGGTAATGTCCGCGTGCCCCGGCCGGAACAGCCGTCGGATAGTCTCGTAGGCCTTGCTTTTAGCGTCACGGTTGTAAACGATCATGGCGATGGGCGCGCCGGTGG
Protein-coding regions in this window:
- a CDS encoding prephenate dehydrogenase/arogenate dehydrogenase family protein encodes the protein MRDVTLGIIGGQGRMGTWFKNQFEETGLTVLVADKDTPLSARDLCERCEVVIVSVPIIVSEEVIAEVGPYMPEDSLLMDLTSNKTGPVEAMLRHSRSEVVGAHPLFGPREDSIKGRHVVLCPGRGEKWLRWLTRLLQDMGAIIKVITPDHHDRLMAVVQGLTHLSTLALALAIQDSQLDPQDLDTFSTTSFRHLKPQIIRTLRQDADLIAPIMMLNPKVLEAVEAWEARVSALKQMVKKGDASECADLIRQARNSMGVPSEAQELRELSTARNSTKLRKRG
- the aroC gene encoding chorismate synthase — protein: MAGNTFGQAFRLTTFGESHGPAMGVLVDGCPPGLTLNEPMIQEELDKRKPGQASFSSPRQEPDQVQVLSGIMDGLTTGAPIAMIVYNRDAKSKAYETIRRLFRPGHADITYFQKYGIRDHRGGGRSSARETLARVAGGVVAQALLDRHGIQVIAYTLELGGVRARRLDLTEADKNEIRSPDPDVLPEMRARLAQAREAGDSVGGMVEARVQNCPAGLGEPVFDKLDADLAKGLMSIGAVKAVEVGAGIEAARLLGSENNDPITPDGFAANRAGGILGGISNGDEIVVRAAVKPIPSIAKEQQTVDMDFRPATISIQGRHDVSAIPRIVPVCRAMIRLVLADHLLRQKAVRS